The following coding sequences are from one Paenibacillus stellifer window:
- the hutI gene encoding imidazolonepropionase, with amino-acid sequence MDGGRGPRKGREMSRLGVIADGSVIIEDGVIAFCGSDTLAELFMGSISKEALEKVEVIDARGMVAAPGLIDSHTHAVYAGSRENELEMRLHGAKYLDILKQGGGILSTARQTRAAAEEALVTEAKSRLDRYLLHGVTTVEVKSGYGLTVEDELKQLRAIRSLDRNHHVDVISTFMGAHAIPPEYAGRPDDYVKLVIEEMLPTVASLGLAEFCDVFCEQGVFDISQTARIQEAATALGLKLKLHADEIAEGFGGAELAAALRSVSADHLLKVSHTGIEALASSGTIAVLLPGTALFLMETPAPARALIEAGVPVALATDCNPGTSPTCSLPFVMNAACLTMRMTPAEVLTACTINAAYAVGRASSIGSLEAGKKGDVVLFKADNYKQLQYYYGMNLVDTVIKNGEVVVKGGMLVG; translated from the coding sequence ATGGACGGCGGGCGCGGGCCCAGAAAGGGCAGAGAGATGTCGCGGCTTGGCGTTATCGCGGACGGGAGCGTCATTATTGAGGACGGCGTAATTGCCTTCTGCGGCTCCGATACGCTGGCGGAGCTGTTCATGGGCTCTATTTCGAAAGAGGCTCTGGAGAAGGTAGAGGTCATCGACGCCCGAGGCATGGTCGCCGCGCCCGGGCTGATTGATTCCCACACTCATGCCGTCTATGCGGGAAGCCGGGAGAACGAGCTCGAAATGAGGCTGCACGGCGCCAAGTATCTCGATATTTTGAAACAGGGCGGCGGGATTCTGAGTACGGCGCGCCAGACGAGAGCGGCCGCCGAAGAGGCTCTGGTCACGGAGGCCAAATCGCGTCTCGACCGCTACCTGCTGCACGGCGTAACCACGGTCGAGGTGAAGAGCGGTTACGGCCTGACCGTGGAAGACGAGCTTAAGCAGCTTCGGGCCATCCGGAGCCTGGACCGGAATCACCATGTCGATGTGATCTCCACCTTCATGGGCGCACATGCCATTCCTCCGGAATATGCTGGACGTCCGGATGATTACGTCAAGCTGGTCATCGAGGAAATGCTGCCGACGGTCGCTAGTTTGGGACTGGCCGAATTCTGCGACGTATTTTGCGAACAGGGAGTATTCGATATCTCTCAGACCGCCCGAATCCAGGAAGCCGCGACAGCCCTTGGCCTGAAGCTGAAGCTCCACGCGGATGAGATTGCGGAGGGCTTCGGCGGGGCAGAGCTGGCCGCCGCGCTGCGGTCCGTATCGGCTGATCACCTGCTCAAGGTGTCGCACACCGGGATTGAAGCGTTGGCTAGCAGCGGAACGATTGCCGTCCTGCTGCCCGGAACGGCCCTCTTCCTGATGGAGACGCCCGCTCCAGCCCGGGCGCTGATCGAGGCGGGGGTTCCGGTCGCGCTGGCAACCGACTGCAACCCGGGAACTTCCCCGACCTGCTCGCTGCCGTTCGTCATGAACGCCGCCTGTCTCACCATGAGGATGACACCTGCGGAGGTGTTAACCGCGTGCACGATTAATGCGGCATATGCCGTTGGAAGAGCCTCTTCCATCGGGAGTCTCGAAGCGGGGAAGAAGGGTGATGTCGTCTTGTTCAAGGCGGACAACTACAAGCAGCTCCAGTATTACTACGGAATGAATCTGGTGGACACCGTGATCAAGAACGGAGAGGTTGTCGTCAAAGGAGGAATGCTCGTTGGATAG
- a CDS encoding Zn-dependent hydrolase, whose translation MDSGKLHLNGSRLESSIRELGEIGRETGGGLYRTAFSQADLKGREWLKTVLHAEGISIRTDEAANIWGSIPGSIPKLPPLVCGSHLDTVPNGGKFDGALGVLLALEVLRTLKDAGHQTRHPLVLVSFSAEEPNAYGFSTFGSRAASGKLSSRQIRDARSNEGRLLSEALEEAGGDPGNLERAVIPPGALAAYLEVHIEQGKRLLRQRIPLGIVSSITGIYREQIRLTGEANHAGTTLMSDRRDALAAAAEIILAAEEICRLAPAPEVVGTVGMIGVTPGAANIIPGEALLTAEFRAATEAQMEHLLAAWDEALRRAAETREVKITRTPILNQSPVPMDRGIMMIAERQAERLQVPAMTLASMAGHDAAHMASVTRSGMLFVPSIGGKSHCPDEESRMADILCAGNVLLHTLLVLDQSLDQSLDGRDEAHEGAV comes from the coding sequence TTGGATAGCGGCAAGCTGCATCTGAATGGTTCACGGCTTGAGTCCTCGATCCGCGAGCTTGGAGAGATCGGACGAGAAACAGGCGGGGGGCTGTACCGTACGGCGTTCTCCCAAGCCGATCTGAAGGGAAGAGAGTGGCTGAAGACCGTTCTTCATGCCGAAGGAATCAGCATTCGGACCGATGAGGCGGCGAATATTTGGGGCAGCATTCCGGGAAGCATTCCGAAACTCCCTCCGCTTGTCTGCGGCTCCCATCTGGATACAGTACCAAATGGCGGCAAGTTCGACGGCGCGCTCGGCGTGCTTCTGGCGCTGGAAGTGCTGCGAACGCTGAAGGATGCCGGGCATCAGACCCGGCATCCCCTTGTGCTGGTCTCCTTCAGCGCGGAGGAGCCCAATGCCTACGGCTTCTCGACGTTCGGCAGCAGGGCGGCATCCGGCAAGCTGTCATCCCGCCAAATCAGGGATGCCCGCAGCAATGAAGGCAGGCTGCTAAGCGAAGCGCTTGAAGAAGCGGGTGGCGATCCCGGGAATCTGGAGCGCGCGGTTATTCCGCCAGGCGCGCTGGCTGCCTATCTTGAGGTGCACATCGAGCAGGGCAAGCGGCTGCTCAGGCAGCGCATACCGCTAGGTATTGTCAGCTCGATCACAGGCATCTACCGGGAGCAAATTCGCCTTACAGGGGAGGCCAACCATGCCGGGACAACGCTGATGAGCGACCGGCGGGATGCGCTGGCAGCCGCCGCCGAAATTATACTGGCCGCCGAAGAGATTTGCCGTCTTGCCCCCGCTCCCGAAGTGGTCGGAACCGTAGGCATGATCGGCGTTACGCCCGGAGCAGCCAACATTATTCCGGGTGAAGCGCTGCTGACAGCCGAGTTCCGGGCCGCAACTGAAGCCCAGATGGAGCATCTGCTGGCGGCGTGGGACGAGGCGCTCCGCCGCGCAGCCGAAACGCGAGAGGTTAAGATTACGAGAACGCCGATCTTGAACCAGTCTCCCGTACCTATGGACCGGGGGATCATGATGATTGCGGAACGGCAGGCGGAGCGGCTGCAAGTCCCGGCAATGACCTTGGCCAGCATGGCGGGGCATGATGCCGCGCATATGGCGTCGGTCACCCGCAGCGGCATGCTGTTCGTTCCGAGCATAGGCGGCAAGAGCCACTGCCCCGATGAGGAAAGCCGGATGGCAGATATTTTATGTGCCGGAAATGTGCTGCTGCATACGCTGCTTGTGCTGGACCAGTCATTGGACCAGTCGCTGGATGGGAGGGATGAGGCCCATGAAGGCGCTGTATAA
- a CDS encoding amidohydrolase family protein: protein MKALYKADLVYSGGKFQPDFAVCTEEGLIIEAGARLALEAKYPNATVYNWNGKALLPGTVNAHNHSFQSLLRGIAVDQPFLEWRDRALYRYTPFLDEEAIYTGALFAFAEMLKYGVTTVCDFFYVHNGGTACDEAVIRAAEDLGIRLVLARTLYDWSGAPAAYRETVEEAVSRTRLLAAKYQGNQMVSIHPAPHSPHAASPEMIKAGSRLAEELDTPFHIHVAEERFEVEETLAKYGLRTVPYLNRLGVAFGRMIAVHLVWLEPDEIALLGAKGAGLAYCPSSNMFLADGVTDIPGLLKAGVRVSLGTDGACSNNRISVFEEMRMCSLLQKVNRLDGTCIRAEQVFHMGTRAGGELLRLPVGEIAAGMAADFLSVDLGDLSLLPGGAVLPQVVYSMQPTAIRDVVVGGRTIVQDGRLQTVRESEIARRVNELCGDLSRRASSG from the coding sequence ATGAAGGCGCTGTATAAGGCGGATCTTGTCTATAGCGGAGGGAAATTCCAGCCGGACTTTGCTGTCTGCACGGAGGAAGGCTTGATTATTGAAGCCGGAGCGCGGCTTGCGCTTGAAGCCAAATATCCGAATGCGACGGTCTATAATTGGAACGGAAAAGCCCTGCTTCCGGGTACGGTCAATGCCCACAACCATTCCTTTCAGAGTCTGCTGCGCGGCATCGCCGTCGATCAGCCTTTTCTGGAGTGGAGAGACCGTGCGCTTTACAGGTATACGCCTTTTCTCGACGAAGAAGCAATCTATACCGGCGCACTGTTCGCGTTCGCCGAAATGCTGAAATACGGCGTGACGACGGTCTGCGACTTCTTCTATGTCCATAACGGAGGAACAGCCTGCGATGAAGCCGTCATCCGCGCGGCGGAGGATCTCGGAATCCGGCTTGTCCTGGCACGAACGTTATACGACTGGAGCGGCGCACCCGCCGCATACCGGGAGACGGTGGAAGAAGCGGTCTCCCGGACCCGTCTCCTCGCCGCCAAATATCAGGGGAATCAGATGGTATCCATTCATCCGGCCCCCCACAGCCCCCATGCGGCGTCGCCGGAGATGATCAAAGCCGGTTCCCGGCTTGCGGAGGAGCTGGATACTCCGTTTCATATCCATGTGGCTGAGGAGCGTTTCGAAGTGGAAGAGACGCTGGCGAAGTACGGCCTGAGAACCGTCCCTTATCTGAACCGGCTCGGCGTCGCCTTTGGCCGGATGATCGCGGTCCACCTGGTCTGGCTTGAGCCTGATGAAATTGCGCTGCTCGGGGCCAAAGGGGCGGGACTTGCCTATTGTCCGTCAAGCAATATGTTTCTCGCGGACGGTGTCACGGATATTCCCGGCCTGCTGAAAGCAGGTGTCCGTGTCTCGCTGGGGACGGATGGAGCCTGCAGCAATAACCGGATCAGCGTCTTCGAGGAAATGCGCATGTGCTCGCTGCTGCAAAAAGTGAACCGGCTTGACGGAACCTGCATCCGGGCGGAACAGGTATTTCATATGGGAACAAGAGCCGGCGGTGAACTGCTGAGACTGCCTGTAGGCGAAATTGCAGCGGGGATGGCGGCCGATTTCTTGTCGGTCGATCTCGGGGATCTGTCGCTTCTTCCGGGCGGAGCTGTTCTGCCTCAAGTTGTCTATTCCATGCAGCCGACGGCGATCCGGGACGTTGTGGTCGGCGGCCGAACGATTGTCCAGGATGGCAGGCTTCAGACTGTGCGGGAAAGTGAAATCGCCCGCCGGGTGAACGAACTGTGCGGCGATCTGAGCCGGAGAGCATCTTCGGGCTAA
- a CDS encoding LTA synthase family protein, whose product MRRFLPGRRLGIMILICLVGGLLLNFIMQTASFDLNVVRVLNWITNYPLLYISGSLFFFFILLAFASILPNMYAGPLIAFILIFVLGVADYKKLATTGEPLFPWDLMLLKNAGEMAKITKGMISPLMIIAAIAVVAALVYVLRKLPRVKAGLVVRGVMTVSSVAVIAGFMAMVGGHSTLATSMNYQNIYWNQKVNYTQNGFLYAFTGNLRQNLMEKPEGYSREAIVAIAKKYGNVSSAAGGAAVSETPNIMFMMDEAFFDPTRLKAFTFSEDPLAFIHAEETKTPTGFLLSPEFGGNTANVEFEALTGLSMYFLNDGSIPYQQRIVKMSSMPSVVSILKDRGYRALALHPFDDTFYNRNKVYPVLGFDQFTSEKDLSDAERMTPNGYISDMAAVKEAVKELKNSDQPTFLHLVTMQNHFPFTKGLNGPTTVTVDGVAAERKDELETYVQDTKLTDQALAYLAEQLKTIERPTIVVFWGDHLPALSSDIYTQAGWDKSPREKHETKLVYLANFDIGKDPVGTMSPAFIGPEVFRMTGQEMPVYYKLLNEVRQQLPGLSKNVLTGASDDVLTGLSASQQELLNDYRLVEYDMLEGDDYARDLLF is encoded by the coding sequence ATGCGTCGTTTTTTACCCGGCAGACGGCTTGGAATTATGATACTGATCTGTCTCGTCGGAGGGCTGCTGCTGAATTTCATCATGCAGACCGCCTCCTTCGATCTGAATGTTGTTCGGGTTCTGAACTGGATTACGAACTATCCGCTGCTCTACATTTCGGGGAGTCTGTTCTTCTTCTTTATCCTTCTTGCCTTTGCTTCGATATTGCCGAATATGTATGCGGGGCCGCTGATCGCCTTCATCCTCATATTTGTGCTGGGCGTCGCCGATTACAAAAAGCTGGCCACTACCGGAGAGCCGCTGTTTCCCTGGGATCTGATGCTGCTGAAGAACGCGGGTGAGATGGCCAAGATTACGAAAGGAATGATTTCTCCGCTGATGATCATCGCAGCAATTGCGGTGGTGGCCGCCCTCGTCTATGTTCTGCGCAAGCTGCCAAGGGTTAAGGCGGGTTTAGTCGTCAGGGGGGTTATGACCGTATCGTCTGTCGCTGTGATCGCGGGATTTATGGCGATGGTCGGGGGCCATTCCACACTTGCAACTTCGATGAACTATCAGAATATTTACTGGAACCAGAAAGTTAATTATACACAGAACGGCTTTCTGTATGCTTTTACGGGCAATCTGAGACAGAATCTGATGGAGAAGCCTGAAGGATACAGCCGTGAGGCAATCGTGGCTATTGCGAAAAAATACGGCAATGTCAGCTCAGCTGCAGGCGGGGCTGCAGTTTCAGAGACTCCCAACATCATGTTCATGATGGACGAAGCGTTCTTTGACCCGACCCGGCTTAAGGCGTTTACGTTCAGCGAGGACCCGCTTGCATTCATCCATGCGGAAGAGACGAAGACACCGACAGGCTTTCTGCTGTCTCCCGAATTCGGCGGCAATACCGCTAACGTAGAGTTCGAGGCGCTGACCGGGCTGTCCATGTATTTTCTGAATGACGGATCGATTCCCTATCAGCAGCGCATTGTCAAAATGTCCTCGATGCCATCCGTCGTCAGCATTCTGAAGGACCGGGGTTACCGGGCGCTTGCGCTTCATCCGTTCGATGATACTTTCTACAACCGCAATAAGGTTTATCCCGTACTTGGCTTTGACCAATTCACCAGTGAAAAAGATTTGTCCGATGCCGAGCGGATGACGCCGAACGGATACATTTCCGATATGGCCGCCGTCAAAGAGGCGGTGAAGGAGCTGAAGAACAGCGACCAGCCTACCTTCCTGCATCTTGTGACTATGCAGAACCATTTTCCGTTCACCAAAGGACTGAACGGTCCGACTACCGTCACCGTGGACGGAGTTGCGGCGGAGCGGAAGGATGAGCTGGAGACTTATGTGCAGGATACGAAGCTGACCGATCAGGCGCTCGCCTACCTGGCGGAGCAACTTAAGACCATCGAGCGTCCCACCATCGTCGTATTCTGGGGCGATCATCTGCCAGCCTTGTCCTCCGATATTTACACTCAGGCTGGCTGGGACAAGAGTCCGAGAGAGAAGCATGAGACGAAGCTTGTCTATCTGGCCAACTTCGATATCGGCAAGGACCCGGTCGGCACGATGAGCCCGGCCTTTATCGGTCCGGAGGTGTTCCGCATGACCGGGCAGGAGATGCCCGTCTATTACAAGCTGCTGAATGAAGTCCGCCAGCAGTTGCCGGGACTCAGCAAGAATGTGCTGACCGGCGCCTCGGATGACGTCTTGACCGGCCTTAGTGCATCGCAGCAGGAACTGCTGAACGATTACCGGCTGGTCGAATACGATATGCTGGAAGGCGATGATTACGCCAGGGATTTGTTGTTCTAA
- a CDS encoding SDR family NAD(P)-dependent oxidoreductase codes for MELRGRTVLVTGGGTGIGRAVSLELARRGASVAINYSRSEAEALETAAMIRSAGGTAETFKGDVSLDEEVRGMTDAVVRSFGTLHALVNNAGITRHIPMDDLEAATGEIWDKLLDVNVKGMFFCARAAAPHLKANGGAIVNVGSIAGTTGLGSSLPYAVSKAAVHGLTKSLARAMAPKVRVNCIVPGAVATRWWSGREEQMNRLAPQQLLERISAPEDIAQLICAALEQEAMTGQIITADSGQTL; via the coding sequence ATGGAGTTACGGGGACGGACTGTTCTGGTTACGGGCGGAGGAACGGGCATCGGCAGAGCGGTATCGCTTGAGCTTGCCCGGCGCGGAGCGTCGGTTGCGATTAATTATTCCAGATCGGAAGCTGAAGCGCTGGAGACGGCAGCGATGATTCGGTCTGCCGGAGGAACGGCTGAGACGTTCAAAGGTGATGTGTCGCTGGATGAGGAGGTGCGAGGCATGACGGATGCGGTTGTCCGCAGCTTCGGAACCTTGCATGCGCTGGTGAACAACGCGGGAATTACCCGGCATATTCCGATGGATGATCTGGAGGCGGCGACCGGGGAAATCTGGGACAAGCTGCTGGACGTCAATGTCAAAGGCATGTTCTTCTGCGCTAGAGCTGCTGCGCCTCACCTGAAGGCAAACGGCGGCGCAATCGTCAACGTAGGCAGCATCGCGGGAACGACGGGGCTTGGTTCTTCCTTGCCTTATGCTGTTTCAAAAGCCGCGGTGCACGGGCTGACCAAATCGCTGGCCCGGGCGATGGCTCCGAAAGTACGCGTCAACTGCATCGTGCCCGGCGCCGTGGCGACCAGATGGTGGTCCGGCCGGGAGGAGCAGATGAACAGGCTGGCACCGCAGCAGCTGCTGGAGCGGATCTCGGCTCCCGAGGATATCGCCCAGCTCATCTGCGCCGCACTGGAGCAGGAAGCGATGACGGGCCAGATCATTACAGCGGACAGCGGCCAGACGCTCTAA
- a CDS encoding LysR family transcriptional regulator has translation MDLRALHTFHRIVKHGSFIRAAEELSYAQSTVTMQMQKLEAELGMQLFERGKTIRLTEAGRLLSERSRPLLQNMERLEEEMAGLTHGSSGHIRLGVTEPTASYRLPAVIRSFTGRYPDVKFSLMFGNTPQLSELLQRGELDLALCSAPDTGRTLHFEPLFREEFVLLLPKGHPLEERQTVSPEDFEGHRLLVTSDTCPYRRKLELILREAGGIAPGTMEIGSMTALKAYVAEGLGMALVPRITVESAPPGTVIREVTGGLVEMTFGILSSISVDQLKPAGYRFVHALREKLGAW, from the coding sequence ATGGATCTTCGCGCGTTGCATACGTTTCATAGGATTGTGAAGCATGGCAGCTTCATTCGGGCTGCCGAAGAATTGAGTTATGCCCAATCGACGGTTACGATGCAGATGCAGAAGCTGGAGGCGGAGCTTGGCATGCAGCTGTTCGAACGAGGGAAGACCATCCGGCTGACCGAAGCGGGAAGGCTGCTGTCGGAGCGAAGCAGGCCGCTTCTGCAAAATATGGAGCGGCTCGAAGAAGAAATGGCCGGACTTACGCACGGCAGCTCCGGCCATATCCGGCTTGGGGTGACGGAACCGACGGCAAGCTATCGTCTGCCAGCCGTCATCCGCTCTTTCACAGGCCGATATCCGGACGTGAAATTCTCGCTGATGTTCGGCAATACGCCCCAGCTCAGCGAGCTGCTGCAGCGCGGCGAACTCGATCTGGCACTCTGCTCGGCTCCAGATACGGGGAGAACGCTCCATTTCGAACCGCTGTTTCGCGAGGAGTTCGTCTTGCTGCTGCCGAAAGGGCATCCCCTGGAAGAACGACAAACGGTGTCGCCCGAGGATTTCGAGGGACACCGTCTGCTGGTTACTTCCGATACATGTCCTTACCGCCGCAAGCTGGAGCTGATTTTGCGGGAAGCCGGAGGAATAGCTCCGGGTACAATGGAGATTGGGAGCATGACGGCACTCAAAGCCTACGTCGCCGAAGGACTCGGGATGGCGCTCGTTCCGAGAATTACCGTAGAGTCCGCTCCGCCAGGAACCGTGATCAGGGAGGTCACCGGTGGACTGGTGGAGATGACCTTCGGCATATTAAGCAGCATCTCCGTGGATCAGCTGAAGCCGGCCGGGTACCGTTTCGTTCATGCCCTTAGGGAGAAGCTTGGAGCCTGGTGA
- a CDS encoding radical SAM/SPASM domain-containing protein, with amino-acid sequence MINVTKLLTGMKGEGDDLRYSIKRDSRPHGVSAGRGPVVVWNATQACNLSCKHCYAEACPASGPNEMTTEEAKAFIEDLAAFRAPVLLFSGGEPLMRKDVLELIAYASSKGLRPVISTNGTLITPEMASRLKAAGTGYVGISLDGLSERHDEFRGRRGAFERSLAGIRNCLDIGQKVGVRFTISRHTYDDLDGILELIEQENIPRACFYHLVYSGRGSGLQREDVTHEQSRSALNRIMAKARELHAKGRKTELLTVDNHADGIYIYQKMMEHDPDRAAEALDLLRRNGGNRSGIAIGCVDWNGNVYADQFTRDEAVGNIRESAFSEIWREASHPLLAGLRDRKPLLQGRCRECNWLDVCNGNFRARATATGDLWGEDPSCYLSDQEIGIG; translated from the coding sequence ATGATCAATGTAACGAAGCTGCTTACCGGTATGAAGGGTGAAGGAGACGATCTGCGATACTCGATTAAGCGGGACAGCAGACCGCACGGCGTTTCGGCGGGCAGAGGACCTGTTGTTGTATGGAACGCGACACAGGCCTGTAATCTGAGCTGCAAGCACTGCTATGCCGAGGCCTGTCCCGCATCTGGACCGAATGAGATGACGACTGAGGAAGCGAAAGCGTTTATTGAGGATTTGGCGGCTTTCCGCGCGCCTGTACTGCTGTTCTCGGGCGGTGAGCCGCTTATGCGAAAAGACGTGCTGGAGCTGATCGCCTATGCTTCCAGTAAGGGACTGCGGCCGGTAATATCTACGAACGGAACATTGATTACACCGGAGATGGCGAGCCGGCTGAAAGCCGCGGGCACCGGATATGTAGGCATCAGCCTGGACGGACTGTCGGAGCGGCATGATGAATTCAGAGGCCGGAGAGGAGCGTTCGAACGTTCGCTCGCCGGCATCCGGAACTGTCTGGACATCGGACAGAAGGTGGGCGTCCGGTTCACCATAAGCAGACATACCTATGACGATTTGGACGGTATCCTGGAGCTGATTGAACAAGAGAATATTCCGCGTGCCTGCTTCTATCACCTGGTCTACTCCGGCAGAGGCAGCGGCCTCCAGCGGGAGGATGTGACCCACGAACAGTCGCGCAGTGCGCTGAACCGCATCATGGCGAAGGCGAGAGAGCTTCACGCCAAAGGGCGCAAGACCGAGCTGCTCACGGTGGACAACCATGCTGACGGCATCTATATTTATCAGAAAATGATGGAGCATGACCCGGACCGCGCAGCCGAGGCGCTGGACCTGCTCCGCCGCAATGGGGGCAACCGTTCCGGCATCGCAATCGGCTGCGTCGATTGGAACGGCAACGTGTATGCCGATCAGTTCACAAGAGACGAAGCGGTAGGAAACATCAGAGAGAGCGCATTCAGCGAAATCTGGCGAGAAGCCTCTCACCCTCTCCTGGCGGGTCTTCGGGACCGGAAGCCGCTACTACAGGGCAGATGCCGGGAATGCAATTGGCTGGACGTCTGCAACGGCAACTTCCGGGCGCGGGCAACCGCCACCGGCGATCTGTGGGGCGAAGACCCTTCCTGCTATTTAAGCGATCAGGAAATCGGAATCGGTTGA
- a CDS encoding radical SAM/SPASM domain-containing protein, whose protein sequence is MLISWNVTKRCNLYCEHCYRDSGPDSPIDSQLSTEEGKLLITQIRDAGFRLLILSGGEPLIREDLTELVAFASSVGLRPALGSNGTLLTADKAAELKRAGLGGIAISLDSADPEHHNRFRNASEGWQQAVQGIKYAQEAGLRVQINMTLTEENTEHFEQVAKLAEELKVASLHPFFLVPTGRGIQIEEESLKRDRYYSVLRNVLSLQKSSSLEIKPTCAPQFMPLAKSMGLEMRYTRGCLAGVAYCSILPDGDVHVCPYLPVKAGNVREQSFDTIWRESPVFHQLRNFEKYAGACGSCPDVGICGGCRARSFYYSGGNLMAEEPWCYKRELAL, encoded by the coding sequence ATGCTAATATCCTGGAATGTCACCAAACGCTGCAATTTGTACTGTGAACACTGCTATCGCGATTCTGGCCCGGATTCACCGATTGATTCACAGCTGAGCACGGAGGAAGGCAAGCTGCTTATTACGCAGATTCGCGATGCCGGATTCCGGCTGCTTATCTTAAGCGGCGGAGAGCCTCTGATCCGCGAGGATCTCACCGAGCTTGTTGCCTTCGCATCTTCAGTGGGACTTCGTCCGGCGCTTGGGAGCAACGGTACGCTGCTGACGGCGGACAAAGCCGCAGAGCTTAAGAGAGCGGGACTCGGCGGAATTGCCATCAGTCTCGACAGCGCCGATCCGGAGCATCATAACCGGTTCCGCAATGCTTCCGAGGGCTGGCAGCAAGCGGTGCAGGGCATTAAATATGCCCAAGAGGCCGGGCTTCGCGTGCAGATTAATATGACGCTGACCGAAGAGAACACGGAACATTTCGAGCAGGTAGCCAAGCTGGCAGAAGAGCTTAAGGTGGCATCGTTACATCCGTTCTTCCTTGTGCCCACGGGCAGAGGAATACAGATTGAAGAGGAGAGCCTGAAGCGGGACCGGTATTACTCGGTTCTCCGGAATGTCCTATCCTTGCAGAAATCGTCATCGCTTGAAATCAAACCAACCTGTGCTCCCCAGTTCATGCCGCTGGCGAAATCGATGGGGCTAGAGATGCGTTACACGCGGGGCTGCCTCGCCGGTGTTGCGTATTGCTCCATCCTGCCTGACGGGGATGTTCATGTCTGCCCATATTTGCCTGTCAAAGCGGGGAATGTCCGGGAGCAGTCTTTCGATACGATCTGGAGAGAAAGTCCTGTTTTTCACCAACTACGAAACTTCGAAAAATATGCGGGAGCCTGCGGCTCCTGCCCTGATGTCGGCATCTGCGGAGGCTGCCGTGCCCGTTCCTTCTACTACAGCGGAGGCAATCTGATGGCCGAAGAACCCTGGTGCTACAAAAGAGAACTGGCTCTATAG
- a CDS encoding Lrp/AsnC family transcriptional regulator: MPLDLADKKLLNRLQIGLPLVKRPWDSFEDELQLQYEDIRKRLERLQQEGIIRRIGGVFNPSALGYRGCLYAMEVDESRFAHTAAVVNRFKGVTHNYRRRNRLNMWFTLSSRFEEDRTAILSEIGEAAGHTGIYAFPTKRVFKLRVFLNMEEQGADGERSGSASKPLLHPATDVNWEHRDWELIRELQGSLPLSELPFDEISARIGCEPEEVLERLQRLHSAGALKRIAAVLMHRQAGYTANGLFVAEVPEEVLEKAGTRLAGHTEVSHCYERQAYPEWPYNLYAMIHGTDERIVRSVAEEFALKEGIGKYELLFSTAELKKTSFTI, encoded by the coding sequence ATGCCTCTGGATTTGGCTGACAAGAAGCTGCTGAACCGTCTTCAGATCGGACTTCCACTTGTGAAACGGCCATGGGACTCCTTCGAGGACGAGCTTCAGCTTCAATATGAAGACATTCGGAAGCGATTGGAACGGTTGCAGCAGGAAGGTATAATCCGCCGGATCGGCGGCGTGTTTAACCCTTCCGCCCTCGGATACCGGGGGTGTCTGTACGCAATGGAGGTTGACGAATCCCGCTTTGCTCATACGGCGGCCGTAGTGAACCGGTTTAAGGGCGTCACGCATAATTACCGCCGCCGGAACCGGCTGAATATGTGGTTCACGCTGTCCTCCCGATTTGAGGAAGATCGGACGGCCATTCTGAGCGAGATCGGGGAAGCAGCCGGACATACCGGGATCTATGCTTTTCCTACCAAAAGAGTGTTCAAGCTGAGGGTATTTCTGAACATGGAGGAGCAAGGCGCGGACGGCGAACGGAGCGGCAGTGCCAGCAAGCCCTTGCTTCACCCGGCAACGGACGTGAACTGGGAGCATAGAGATTGGGAACTGATCCGTGAGCTTCAAGGCAGTCTTCCGCTCTCAGAGCTGCCCTTTGACGAAATCTCGGCCCGCATCGGCTGTGAACCGGAGGAAGTTCTCGAAAGGCTGCAGCGGCTTCATTCCGCCGGGGCACTTAAGCGGATCGCCGCAGTTCTGATGCACCGTCAGGCCGGTTACACTGCCAACGGGCTGTTCGTCGCCGAGGTTCCCGAAGAGGTGCTGGAGAAGGCGGGAACCCGTCTGGCGGGCCATACGGAAGTGAGCCACTGCTACGAGCGGCAGGCGTATCCCGAATGGCCGTACAATCTATACGCCATGATTCACGGTACGGATGAGAGAATTGTGCGGTCTGTCGCCGAAGAGTTTGCCCTGAAGGAAGGCATCGGAAAGTACGAGCTTCTGTTCAGCACAGCGGAGTTGAAGAAGACAAGCTTTACGATTTAG